Proteins co-encoded in one Vigna radiata var. radiata cultivar VC1973A unplaced genomic scaffold, Vradiata_ver6 scaffold_681, whole genome shotgun sequence genomic window:
- the LOC106754730 gene encoding albumin-2-like has product MSNPPYINAAFRSSRDYEVYFFAKNKYVRLSYTPGGTDDKILTNLTLISSGFPSLGTKYVRIDYDSKQLVGSIRNIADGFPVLNGTIFESGIDACFASHKESEAYLFKGDKYVRIHFTPDETDDTLIGDVRPILDGWPVLRGIFPVS; this is encoded by the exons ATGTCAAACCCTCCTTACATCAATGCTGCATTTCGTTCATCAAGAGATTATGAAGTGTATTTCTTCGCCAAGAACAAGTATGTGAGATTGTCTTACACTCCCGGAGGAACTGATGACAAGATTTTAACTAATCTCACCTTGATTAGTAGTGGTTTTCCATCACTT GGCACTAAGTATGTTCGCATAGACTATGATTCCAAGCAGCTTGTTGGCAGCATTCGCAACATCGCTGATGGCTTTCCTGTTCTGAATGGTACCATCTTTGAAAGTGGAATCGATGCGTGTTTTGCTTCTCATAAGGAGTCTGAAGCTTACCTTTTCAAAGGAGACAAGTATGTGCGTATCCATTTCACTCCAGATGAAACTGATGACACTCTTATCGGTGATGTCAGGCCTATCCTTGATGGTTGGCCCGTTCTTAGAGGCATTTTTCCTGTCAGCTAA